The following coding sequences are from one Carassius gibelio isolate Cgi1373 ecotype wild population from Czech Republic chromosome B7, carGib1.2-hapl.c, whole genome shotgun sequence window:
- the jph3a gene encoding junctophilin-3, translating into MSTGGRFDFDDGGSYCGGWEQGKAHGRGVCTGPQGQGEYAGAWSHGFEILGVYTWPSGNSYKGTWAQGKRHGIGVESKGRWEYKGEWTQGFKGRYGKLESTSSGSRYEGTWSNGLQDGYGSETYSDGGTYQGQWLSGMRHGYGVRQSVPYGMAAIIFSPMCTSINSLRSDHSEGAPTPEDGSGVSGVSGSPVGRSGFVLCAHSEADKHRKRKGRFRQSILSGLKLRRSESKSSLASQLSKQSSFCSEGGMSTVSSAASDINSNVSLGEAEAGSNVDATVTETYAGEWRNDMRSGWGVSHRSDGLHYEGEWFGNKRHGYGCTTFPDGTKEEGKYKQNVLVSGKRKNLIPLRTSKIREKVDRAVEAAEKAADIAKQKAEIALSRMSHARGKAEAAEGVAQRAQEECRLARAIAKELSPSIHRYGNGLECQRPKHQDRKETDLEVVSTGTDSPELCTPDTTPPPQTPDLSPVLSSPSSPPCSPPTHRSRNACFMRQSAVDEQGGAEIQVLIEGRGMDSMRSGANSWTAEMCPHRRGSKGESSRSTTPSLLEEEIGHVNGHENSLTHHPWENGSSNHKPIEHMAPEKVWDEMSSNQKPLKHVSLNQKSREHTISREREREHKPSNHKSVDRDSSKFKPQVHIYSNHKSAGHNLSNHKTNEHASSNHKPKEFISANEKPHVSYHYKPQEHVSSYHKQHEHVHFNHKPRKSFTNHSIVESSLNAYQLSDCGANNSNLEWTVENNSQWISSHSHLQEKEGENDYRVEMRFQPLDSVSHQNFGSGMKCSGLQGHNLQRLRQRNHEGKEWGLSAREGSMDSVQMLDSLNVGVDVEEWPLHRDITLSPPLTSTPESLEQEGEHLNLMKTNSGSSSVLVVMVILLNIGVAILFIHFFI; encoded by the exons ATGTCCACTGGAGGCAGGTTTGACTTTGATGATGGGGGGTCGTACTGTGGAGGGTGGGAACAGGGCAAGGCGCATGGCCGAGGGGTCTGCACAGGGCCTCAGGGCCAGGGGGAGTATGCGGGGGCCTGGAGCCATGGATTCGAAATTCTTGGAGTTTACACTTGGCCCAGCGGAAACAGTTACAAGGGAACCTGGGCACAGGGCAAGAGGCATGGCATTGGCGTGGAGAGCAAAGGGAGGTGGGAGTACAAGGGGGAATGGACACAAGGGTTCAAAGGCAGGTATGGGAAGTTGGAAAGCACTAGCAGCGGTTCCCGTTATGAAGGCACCTGGAGCAATGGCTTACAGGATGGATACGGCTCAGAGACCTATTCGGATGGAG GCACATACCAAGGCCAGTGGTTGAGCGGTATGCGTCATGGCTATGGAGTGCGACAGAGTGTGCCTTATGGCATGGCAGCCATCATCTTCTCTCCTATGTGCACCTCCATAAACTCCCTACGATCTGATCACAGTGAAGGGGCCCCCACTCCAGAAGATGGCTCTGGTGTCAGTGGGGTATCTGGCAGCCCAGTGGGGCGCAGTGGCTTTGTACTTTGTGCTCACAGTGAAGCAGACAAGCACAGGAAGAGGAAAGGTCGCTTCCGACAGTCCATACTGAGTGGTTTGAAGCTGCGGAGGTCTGAGTCCAAGAGCTCTCTGGCCAGCCAGTTAAGCAAGCAGAGTTCCTTCTGCAGCGAGGGAGGTATGAGCACAGTCAGCTCAGCTGCCTCAGACATCAACTCCAATGTCAGCTTAGGTGAAGCGGAAGCAGGGAGCAACGTGGATGCCACTGTCACCGAAACATATGCTGGTGAATGGAGGAATGATATGCGATCAGGGTGGGGTGTAAGTCATCGCTCCGATGGACTTCACTATGAAGGTGAGTGGTTTGGAAACAAGCGGCATGGCTATGGCTGCACCACTTTTCCAGATGGAACCAAGGAAGAGGGAAAATACAAGCAGAATGTTCTGGTGAGTGGAAAGCGGAAAAACCTAATACCACTACGTACCAGCAAAATCCGTGAAAAAGTGGATCGTGCTGTGGAAGCTGCCGAGAAAGCTGCAGACATTGCCAAGCAGAAGGCTGAGATTGCATTGTCCAG AATGAGCCATGCTAGAGGAAAGGCAGAGGCTGCAGAAGGAGTCGCACAGAGAGCCCAGGAGGAGTGCCGTCTGGCCAGGGCTATAGCCAAAGAACTTTCCCCCTCTATCCATCGCTATGGGAATg GACTGGAGTGCCAGAGACCAAAGCATCAGGACAGGAAAGAGACAGACCTGGAGGTTGTCTCGACTGGTACAGACAGCCCTGAGCTCTGCACACCAGACACAACACCCCCACCCCAGACACCTGACCTGAGCCCAGTTCTAAGCAGCCCCTCCTCACCTCCCTGCAGCCCACCCACTCATCGCAGTAGGAATGCTTGTTTTATGCGGCAGAGCGCTGTGGATGAACAAGGAGGGGCCGAGATTCAGGTTCTAATAGAAGGTAGAGGCATGGACAGCATGAGAAGTGGGGCCAACAGTTGGACTGCTGAGATGTGTCCTCACAGAAGAGGAAGCAAAGGGGAGAGCAGTCGCTCTACAACTCCATCCTTGCTGGAAGAGGAGATCGGTCATGTAAATGGACATGAGAATTCCTTAACTCATCACCCATGGGAGAACGGCTCCTCTAATCACAAGCCCATTGAGCATATGGCCCCTGAGAAGGTGTGGGATGAAATGTCCTCCAATCAAAAGCCCTTGAAGCATGTTTCCTTAAATCAAAAATCCAGGGAACATACAATTTCCAGGGAAAGAGAACGGGAGCATAAACCATCCAATCACAAATCTGTTGATCGCGACTCTTCCAAGTTCAAACCACAGGTGCACATATATTCCAATCACAAGTCAGCTGGTCATAATTTGTCCAATCACAAGACCAATGAGCATGCTTCCTCCAATCACAAACCAAAGGAGTTTATTTCTGCAAATGAAAAACCACACGTTTCTTACCACTATAAACCCCAAGAGCATGTTTCCTCCTATCACAAACAACATGAGCATGTCCACTTCAACCACAAGCCAAGAAAGTCTTTTACCAATCATTCGATTGTTGAGTCTAGCTTGAATGCATACCAGCTATCAGACTGTGGAGCCAACAACTCCAATCTGGAATGGACTGTTGAAAACAATTCCCAGTGGATCTCTTCTCATTCACATCTGCAGGAGAAAGAAGGGGAAAATGATTATCGGGTTGAAATGAGGTTCCAGCCCCTAGACTCCGTTTCCCATCAGAACTTTGGCTCTGGCATGAAATGCTCGGGTCTCCAAGGGCACAATTTGCAGAGACTACGTCAGCGAAACCATGAAGGCAAAGAATGGGGTCTTTCAGCCAGGGAGGGGTCCATGGACTCTGTGCAGATGCTTGACAGCTTGAATGTTGGGGTTGATGTGGAGGAATGGCCTTTGCACAGGGACATTACTCTTTCACCCCCTTTAACATCTACTCCAGAATCACTGGAACAAGAAGGAGAGCATCTGAACCTGATGAAGACAAACTCA GGCTCCAGCTCTGTCCTGGTGGTCATGGTGATATTACTCAACATTGGTGTAgccattttgttcattcatttctttatttaa